TTCTTATTATGCACCTATATAATGTTACTTGCTTTATCTTCGGATATTAAATatggatttaataaatataattaatgacatGATATGCAATCTTCAGAAAGTTTTGAAGACGAGAAGAATGAAGCAGCTGTCGCGGTTGGACTTGTCAAATATCCAGATAACTTGAATTTGAAGGATCTGTTCTATTTCTTGTTGGCCCCTACTCTATGTTACGAATTGAACTTCCCACGCACGGCACGGTTAGTttgttcatgttttttttaatctgttacATACCTTAATAACGGAACTCCTtgtattgtgataaaaatacacataaatgttttttttttaatttcagtatTAGGAAGAGGTTCCTCGTCAAAAGATTACTTGAAGTGGTGTTTGGATTAAACCTGGTCTTAGCATTGTTCCAGCAATGGATGATACCCTCAGTGACCAATTCGATCGACACGTTCTCTACAATGGATCCTATCAGAATAACGGAGCGACTTTTGAAATTGGCCGTAAGTGACTGGTTGTTACTTGATTAAGCACTTTCATAAGATTTTAATGGTAAAGTGTGTGGTAATAGTATACCAATAGGTATGTATAAGGCTTTGGGAGGTAGCAGAATGTTGGGAGCGTAAGTCGCTTGCTTGTTGGTAAGCGTCACTCcagtaaaaacaattttaattataatataaattacttcatGGTCTCGCCTTGCACATGTTGCCTTATCAGAGAAGGAAAAGAAAAAATCCACCGTTTAGGGGACTTGCCAATTAGTTATACAGAATTAAATAAAggtaattgaaaattaaatattgttttacgtATCCTTTTGGTCTCTGAATTTCGTATTCGTAGGTAGAAGTTAGGTGTCACTGTAGGTATCCCAATGACATGTTATTATACAGACTACGATGAATTTTCCTTAGCTTAATTTGTAATGACACACCTACCTACCTACACActaggtttatattttttcaatattttactcCATCAACACTACATGCTTTGGATTCTCTATAAGTAAGTCTCCATACTAACATTGAACCACAATAAAACCcaccaatacaatattttaaaacacgcTGTACAACTCATTACGAAACTACAACTTAATATtgttcacaaaataataaagatcAATTAATTCCAGGTACCGAACCATCTTATATGGCTATGCTTCTTCTACCTAAGCTTCCACTCGTTTTTAAACCTCATGGGTGAGTTGCTCCAATTTGCCGATCGTAATTTCTATAACGATTGGTGGAACGCGAACAATATATCAGTGTTTTGGAGTACTTGGAACATGCCCGTGCACATGTGGGCGGTGAGACACGTCTACATACCGATCACTAAGCGAGGTCACAGCAAAGTGGTTGCTAGTATTGTCGTTTTCTTCATATCGGCGTTCTTCCACGAGTATTTGgtgagtgttatttttttttatattttctattcgaTGTATTGTAATAGGTGGTCACGAGGTATAAGTTACTTTTGTTCCGAAATTATGATGTATgtagttttctttataatttattcattaaatttgtTAAGTTCAACATTCAGTTCTATAAAACATTGATATTTTCTGACTACCTGTTGAATTAATGTATCATTTATTAAGTTAAATTGCGGCATACGTTCGTACAGTATTTCTTGAATCAAAGAATATCCGTACATGTGTCCATAAAGGAGAAATGTagagtaggtacataatatttattatatatttttaatttccaggTGAGCGTACCATTGCAGATGTTTAGGATCTGGGCATTCTTGGGCATGATGGCCCAGCCTCCCCTATCGGTTATTTCTCGCATGGCCGAGATAAAGCTGGGCCCACGTTGGGGCAACCTGATAGTGTGGAGTTCACTGATCTTGGGCCAGCCTCTCGCTATCATGATGTACTATCACGACTACGCTCTCTTGCACTTCACTCCtgcaaagttataatatttatatattaactgttgatatttttatattcaataatggTGTTTTTCTTTCCTCTCATTATTCAACGATTCCAGAAACGCaggctatttttttatagttttatttgtaataatttatgtactatgaattttataattttgctcTTCTTATATACTAATGTATATCTAATGGTGCAGTCTTGTCTCgtaataattaactattaactACTAAGTACTCATTaatcgtaaataattttaacaatttatgtgGGTTCGATAAAATGGTATTGGTAGTAATTAGGGCTGGTGAAAAATTTTCaagatatgattttttttttatctaattaatGCTACTATCAtaagtgtaatttaattattatttgtctatAAAGTATAATTGTTAACATTAAATGCAGGAAAGTATATTTGaacaataatatacaaaaaaaaaaaattaatatagtacaaatatttttatacaatgatgCAATGTGTTGAATATTTCAATGCGTTTTGCGGTTTATTATAAGTATCATGGTggcatatacagtcttacttataaaaaaatcgcatcatgcttagttaaaatacaaatttactcgatcagctgtaagttaaaCCGCCATCTTttctcttaataaggtttaaactaagaaacagatgatatttttgacagctttttaacaaattttaatcacCTTTTAACgccaaaacaagtttataagtaagactgttagaatttataaattttatatattttttatcgattttggAATACGTCATAGTGATGAATTAAATAAGACTGAAGACCCAAAAAAACGTCGACACAAAAAAAcgtgtgataaaataatattgtcacaCAAAACgcaattattttgatgtttacatttttgtacAAACGCAACAATCTAAGGCTATTACATTCTATATTGTTATTGTCATAAGAGTAGTTTAGAATTaaagaattaacaaaataatatttgcaatatttttatatatttatatttcatggtAATCGTTAGTAGTTGTTATATATTGCGAATTTGTATGAGattttttaatgtgaatattttaatacagattTGTGTTACattcgttgttttattttaaagttcagGACGTCGAGGAGAATTTCGTGCTATCTATGTATGAACTTTTTTTAAAGCGATTGAGTTCAATGCTAAGCTGAACGTTAAAAAAATTCAGTCAAATTAATCCTGCAACATATTTATCGGCCGATTCCAGTTAACTAACCTAACTCCTATATataatttcatccacgaagacgcgccgtACTACTTTCCCTAATCGCTTTCAGTTTGCGTAAATTGCATGAGAGCACACGCACACTATGATGGATAGCGTCGAGGCTGAGGCTTGAATCATTCCCTTTACCCCGCAACAcctcacaataataataatatcagccctgtattatatactgtcccactgctgcagtcctggatttgtaaaaaGGGCGTaaaggccgcggcctatgggcggcagatttcagaggacgctcactcgattcaATTAATCattcttttatttaactttactgCCTTCCATATcacaaacaaatgaaaaattattaagattttagaaacctacatacataaacttacATACACGGGGCAGCGGAAATAAAGTGCCATatactcttaaaaatataaatccggcactgaactgctgggcacgggcctgcttcattactgagagggatacaCCTCGCAATACCCCCGCTAAAAAAAAGAAGTGGGGTGCATCTTCGTGGGTGACACCTATAAGTACATGGTAATTGTAAGAATGAACTATAAATATTGCATTTGTAAACATATCCGACGAACTTTATTCTAAATGGTCCATTTTCGTTTATAAAAGTATGGTAATGTAGGTACTAACCGCGCAAACAATTTACTTTGGATTTGAAtacttgtttattataattcgaTCCTTGGTATTTTTTCCATAATATGCTTTGCTGCGATAGTGATGTCATCTTGGTTAAATCACCGTTCATATTGGAAACACGTCTACAATGCGGTATAGCGACTAACAACTAGTCCTTAATAGAGTTAAATTTTGTCCCCCTGTTTATGCTCCTTTTTATTTGGTTGGCCATGCACTGGAAGGTCCTCGATTCGATTTCCATGTGAGGCGTTAGGATTGTCTCATactatttgtttgaaaatcaATCGCTTTACGAGGAGGATCGTCTTAAAAGCTAAGTCcaataatttttgtaacatgcttgaaaaaatattttgtcgacCTCACAGAAGTGGAAATACCATCTAACTCTTAAGGGCAGGTCGAAAAAGGGACAGTAATATTTAGCATGTTGGTCGGTTCTGACTTACACCGTAGTTTACACTAAACGATTATTTTTGCTAGGAGCTTGCCTGACTCCTGGCACAAGCCCCGGATCTAAGGGGGgggccatgccccgggcggcgattTCAGaaggcggcaaattcaaacttggcagacgaatacatcTCATTAttaactttgactactgagacatccagtacattcaatactaaaattatttctcgGTGGGCacaaaataatgatgatgatgacaaaggtaaaaatataggtgggtgGGGGCggcattttcaaaattttgcccCGCgtcgaaaaaattcaagatccgggactgccTGGCACCACCCGTAGTTTGTTCCATtgctggaataaaaagtaccttAGCTACCTTTTACATTTAGGGATAACTTCTTAAAATTGGTCTGGAACTCTTTATTGGAGTCCTATGTTTAGCAATAGGCTTCTATAGGCTAAAAACGAAAAAGATGGCTTTTAAGTAGAAAAAAAAGCAGAATAGTAAAATAGGTCCACAACAATCGCCtattctacaaaaaaataaaataagaatatattatgacattagtagaataataataattagaactAATGATGGAGTTACCAAGATCATGTAGCAACAAAAGAtaggtaaataaaacattaaaagcgTGTTAGTAGTCACCTTTGACATGTGCGGACAGTGGCAATTGAACGATTATCCGATTGGAGTGAAGGTCAACTCGAGTGCAGGTAAGCAATCCAATCTATGTACTACGAGCCCTAGTCATTGTATATTGTATGCTTCATTTTACGGAAAATTGATTGGTGTCTTTAAGCCCAACTTCCAATGCAGCAAGACATTATATTGGTTTATATTCTCTACATGCAAACCAACCATGACGGGGTCCCGGGGAGCCATTGATATTCACCAGTATTCACATGCCAGGGCATGAATTCAGTACCAACATAGGCATTATGTTTTACTTCAGTTCATAAACCACTTTTGATATcgtgttaaggcgatacctcaaggtccattttcatacattttgtttcaactttaatctgggtaactaaacaagtattggcaagtaaagaatttaaattcacgtctagttagtgattagttctcgcagttgaaagaaaaacgtaaaaataattaataatcatggatatttcggcctttaaaatttaatatgacgaaattaaaggtgaaacaaaatgtatgaaaatggaccttgaggtatcgccttaaacttTTGCTATCCACATTTTATAATTGAACTAACTCATTGTTGAATTAAACTTAACTTAGTTCGAATTGGTTTTTGTGTAcatacttaaggcgatacctcaaggtccattttcatacattttgtttcggctttaatctgggtaactaaacaagtattggcaagtaaagaatttaaattcacgtctagttagtgattagttctcgcagttgaaagaaaaacgtaaaaataattaataatcatggatatttcggcctttaaaatttaatatgacgaaattttaagccgaaacaaaatgtatgaaaatggaccttgaggtatcgccttaatacacTTACCTAATAACGAATGATTTTCACAACAATattcaactttaaaatatttcaaacatatcTCTATTATCAACAATGTAAGGCAACTGCAATCGTGTTATAACGGTCAAAAGCgtaaaaaatgattaataaaatagtaataggtATACTGCGTAGGTGCATAACGTTTTACGCAGTAAGTAATAACTCGGTAATTTTTACGTCtacgatttttatattcaaattttaaactacaattTCCTAAATGTCGGTTCGGCGCCCCCGCAAGTGTCGCGGTGGGTAAGTGGCAAGGGCGCGGAATCAATTGATGAACAAGCCGCGATACTGGTCGTCTACGTGCCCTGCCTCTGGGCGACAGCCTCTCACCCGTTCACATCACTAAATGATATCGTGTCCCCTTTTATTGTTTACTGAACAATAAGAACAGGGTGCAAGTCagttttggtagtttaaaaagaatacaaaaatGCAGGTAGTCACACTTCGTAGTAAAAGtctttttctgggataaaaagtacctaGCCTAAATGTTAGTTCAGAATTTAGGGGTTAACTCAATTTTGTTCTGAAGGGCAATATTAGCTGAGActttgtcaaattaaagtcagcatcttaaggccgtcgctttttttaataaacagttattaaaaacattacaaagTCATGCCATtaaacggattttgacagctgagttaTTTTCAGTTCTTAGCTGAAAACAAGCTCTTAACAacttgagttttgtttattaaatagcttgagatcctactcaaagttgaaatttatttattaatacgacCCTTAGTTTCTGTTATAAGTAGGAATACCTAGAAGTTCAAATATGCGCTTTGGGGTTTAATCAATTGGGTAAAATTGCTACTCATTTGTTTTATGCAAGTTATTTATCGCATGCTCACCACGTATCTATTTCGTTTCAAATCGTGCCAGTATCTGTACGGTTTTATAAACTCCTTATATGAGGCTAGGAGAAATCGTTTCATATTTTAGTCAATTTTCATAAGCTGGTTAAGTaagtttaatgttatattttatttgtaaagttttaacaatacaTCAACTTTGAAATGGCTAATGTAGTGTAAACacttacttttatttacaaGCCAATATGATTAATAGATGTATGCATAAGTTTACACCCGACTTAATGCATAAAAATGTTCCCTTTAAACCTCACAATTGTTAACAAATGTGCAGGTCTCGGTAAGCACGCATAATATATGAAGTTATAATCTTGCGCGTATACTCATAACTGGGACATTGAAGAATACACATTAAGTCatctagaaatatttatatatttcattggCGGCATCGAACCCGgatatctacattataatatggCACGTTGCCCATCGAACCAATCATTTAGCTATCAGCCTATCACTTGTAactattaattgtattattttcactttttttaacTGACAGGTTTcgcaaaatgaaatataaattttatctacacctacgtaacataaattaaataggcTTTATACTTACTCGGTATTACAATAGTAAATAAGGTATAAAGTTAAACCAACACCgagaaacaaaacaattatcgCTTAACGCATGAACTGATTTGATGAATTAAAATCTATAGAGTAACAAAGTGGGCAATTAACGAGGCTTATGTAAACAAAAGTGAGATACGTGTTAGCAGCGGGTTAATCATGTAATAACATTTGCGGTGAGATGGGAGAGGTTCAGCCGCTAGTTGGTACCCGGCGCCGACTCCGGCGCTAACAATGTTGACCGTAGTGAACAAACAGCAGTGGCTGCGTCAGCCCACGGGCCACCGCACCCGCTCCGTACTCCCGCAGTCTCGCCACAACCCTTTCTCAACACGCACACATTCAAAActcataacttattttttaaattaactttattatagcTATGGAAGGcaaaggaatattttatttttattttagactgTTATTCCACTAATTTATAGATGCTTCTACTGTCAATGAGGGTATGGTGCatttaatagaatttttattataaaaatataaattttaatgtgtgtcatggaattaaaaacaaataccatTTACCGTTAGTTATTTTGAGTATTGTAGAGACAAGGCACCGAGAGTTCCCGTAGCGCAGCGGGTAATAAGCTGGCTGCGTGCTAAGTCAAGACtgcgggttcgatccccgagtctCGGAATTGTCAATGTAAAGGAGTAGATTTTTCAACACTTAATTATTCTTATTGTAAATGGTACATCTagtaacttcaaattatatttgtattcgaGCATTACgataaacttatttatacttatatatctaatacGATAcatattcaacaaaaaataatactgtgATTGGCTCAAAAAAAGAGCGAGCGTAGCATTTTGCAAATGTAGGTTTATTACGGAATTTGTCGTTTTTTTTAAGGCGTCTCCctgagcaaacggccttgagtgATTCTTTCTATACGTATCGAGGTACAGATATATGCAAAGACTTactattaatttctttaaaaaactaCTTTTGGTCTTTTTgagaatttaaaacaattaaaatgtgCTTTATTAGGTAGTTTAATAGTGTTTGCTgcaaatcaaaattatatgtaCTTCAGGAGGAGATACacgaaatcaacaattttattttattatgaaattttcatAAGAATATCtacattaagtattaaaaaaattaagcatgAAGACATAATGCAGAAATAGGATGTTTGGCTATTTCTACAAGTAttataaatttggaatatatagcttttaaaaatacgttaGCGCACCGTTTTGCTGGAATGAGGGCCTTAATACGGTTTATATAAATGATAGAAATGGTGCCCATACACAAGtagtcataaaatatttgtattacattaatataattccTACACTCCTCATGGTGAGGTGAGTTATTATTCGGCATAAACATTGTCGAAAATAATTTGGTACCTACTTACCTTGTAgtctaaatacattaaaaaatgcagtaaaaaattttaaatctttgaaAGATAAGGAGGGTACATGctctataaaaaatttaaattatttttccaatatCATTCAGTTTGCGGTTTACGACTATTTTTAATAGGTGTAAATTTTTTTCTGCCTAAAATGGATAGTttcatttttcttaaaatataatacaaatataataaacggGAATAAATATCGGAATTGGCactgaaacaaattatatatctTAAGTACCAAATATTGCTAAATACAATTCACAAGGTCCGAAAGTAGGTAGACgagtcataaaattattttacacatgTTCGTGGGAGTATTGTTTAgacaatctaattataataagggTTAGATGTTTGGTGAGATCGCGCGCAACTCGGTGATTAAATGTGATCGGGATTATGCTGAATCGTTCAACCCCTTGTGGTTGGCGACGCGTGAAATCACTTTGTTCTACAGTTAGCCTCTTTGCTGCCATGATTtactgttaaattataataagatatatgtaactttattatacgcatttaaatcttaatttaatatattaaatcatgTATTTACTAAGTACATGCTTTTAGTGCCGAatttcagtttttaataaatgatcatTGATAACTTATAAGTTCTTATATCCAATAATAGCTGTTATTTGTTTTGGTTATAATGCTTCAATGGCAGGTATTTGGGCTGTGAGTTGGAGTTCTAGGTTCGATTCCTAAGTAGGGCAAGAGAAATTTATGCAAGTTTTTCTATTCGAAAAGTCAACTGCGTTGCTTGAGATTGGAATTGGAAATATGTGGAGGATATAAGTTGATAAAGTATGAGTGTAGCGTAAAGCGTCTCTACCTAAAGGTAAACTTtgctttaaaattcaatatgaaaataattacgtCTTTATTCTCAAAATGTTCACAGAggcgaaatataaaaaattgcatttgtaaatattaactgTGCTAGactattcaatttaaaattgtaatatttgctAATAAAGCTTTTATGTccttttataaaagtttaaattcaACGAGACTGACTTATCTTTAAGTTCCTTGACACACCTCCCAGTGTAGACACTTTAGTAGTTCATATTTATTACACGACTTATTTAGGAAGATGTATtatgtcaaatataaataaaaatacgtatcAATAGGGATCACATTAAACTAAtactatctataatatatattatataggtacagaTACTTAGGTAATATGTAAGAACTCTATAAtatcatgtattttattatattgcgtTATGATTATGTTACCCGTTTATATAATCTAGGCGTTAGTGAACTTATGTTCGCGAATATTAAAGGCTGCGAGTGCATGCGCGCAACATGCGACGTCATTGGGTTAGAGGGCGGAGTTTCGCGCCGCCCTGCGTCGCGGCGGCAGTCCGAGTTTGGCCTGCGTGCGCCCCGCACGGCCCGATGGTGGAGCACGCGCTCGTGGACTGCTCCCAGGCGAGCGCCATGCAAACCTTACCACCCCAACCGCACCGCGAAGCTGATGAGGATCAGCTCGCCGATGAATATGTCCAGAACTTTGAACTCGACCATCTTGAAGACCACAATGTCGTTAAACGTGAACCGCTGCGTCCAGGGTGGCACGAGCTTGTGGAGACTCCACCAGCGTGCGCTCGTGCCTGCCGCCCGTGGCCTGATGCGGGCCCTTACCCTCAACCTCACGTCGCCACCGCCGTTGATCCCAGTACGCCCCCTGAGACTCCACCAGCTCCAGTTGGACGTAGTCCGTGTCGCGCAGCTTTAGTGGATGATGTTTTGTGGCTGCCTCATATGAGAGAACCATTAGATATGCGTACGGTTCCGTGCGGTAGTTTCGAGGAATGGGACCGTCGTGACTGGAGAGAGCAAGATCATCATGTGCAGCAGATTGCTTTGCGCCCAGCAAGCTCGTGTTCAGCAATGTCCCCACGTACAGCGCAGCATCAGTCTTATCAACCATCTTCGTGCGGAGACGATTTAATAAGCGATGATTTACTCATGACATTGAGCGTACGTGAACTGAATAAGCGTCTACATGGGTTTCCTCGCGAAGATGTGACCCGATTGAAACAGAAAAGACGAACGTTGAAGAACCGAGGATATGCTCAAAACTGTCGCAGTAAAAGGCTACAGCAGCGGCAGGAGTTGGAGATGACTAACCGGTCACTGCAGGATGAGTTGCACGTACTGCAGCTGCAGGTAGCACGCGTGACGCACGAGCGCGACGTGCTCAAGCAGCGGCTGGCGCTGGTGGGTCGCGAGCATGCGGTGCCCCAGCACGCGCCGCCCACGCCGCACTCCTCGCCGGAGTTTTTCTCGGAGCTGTGACGGCAGGCCGCGGCGCCGCGagccgccgcctccgccgccgccgcctccgctTGCGCCTGGCAGCGCTACTGAGCATCAGGTGCGCCAGCACGTCGTGCGCGGCGCGTCCTGCAACGCCGTTACCTTCGTGCTTTTGTTaagtttgaaatttaattatc
This DNA window, taken from Manduca sexta isolate Smith_Timp_Sample1 chromosome 23, JHU_Msex_v1.0, whole genome shotgun sequence, encodes the following:
- the LOC115447123 gene encoding diacylglycerol O-acyltransferase 1 isoform X2 gives rise to the protein MTTEDEDKALRYRRAQSVTRAEEISEQEKKVRRSQLDKPIHKPRDSLFSWSSEFTNFTGLVNWGFLMLTIGGVRLGLENFLKYGFRVNPIEWIIVLTGYHEGDKYQYPSLALIMFAVVPPVIALLIEKAIAVDLIPQKIGMSIQIANILFVVSLPAIVLHFKGDDFSFVGITTVCMLYLVIFLKLWSYTQTNYWCRCGTKRKLSKNTLRRQSLSAPTWKSFEDEKNEAAVAVGLVKYPDNLNLKDLFYFLLAPTLCYELNFPRTARIRKRFLVKRLLEVVFGLNLVLALFQQWMIPSVTNSIDTFSTMDPIRITERLLKLAVPNHLIWLCFFYLSFHSFLNLMGELLQFADRNFYNDWWNANNISVFWSTWNMPVHMWAVRHVYIPITKRGHSKVVASIVVFFISAFFHEYLVSVPLQMFRIWAFLGMMAQPPLSVISRMAEIKLGPRWGNLIVWSSLILGQPLAIMMYYHDYALLHFTPAKL
- the LOC115447123 gene encoding diacylglycerol O-acyltransferase 1 isoform X1, yielding MTTEDEDKALRYRRAQSVTRAEEISEQEKKVRRSQLDKPIHKPRDSLFSWSSEFTNFTGLVNWGFLMLTIGGVRLGLENFLKYGFRVNPIEWIIVLTGYHEGDKYQYPSLALIMFAVVPPVIALLIEKAIAVDLIPQKIGMSIQIANILFVVSLPAIVLHFKGDDFSFVGITTVCMLYLVIFLKLWSYTQTNYWCRCGTKRKLSKNTLRRQSLSAPTWSQLVNAEQDQSFEDEKNEAAVAVGLVKYPDNLNLKDLFYFLLAPTLCYELNFPRTARIRKRFLVKRLLEVVFGLNLVLALFQQWMIPSVTNSIDTFSTMDPIRITERLLKLAVPNHLIWLCFFYLSFHSFLNLMGELLQFADRNFYNDWWNANNISVFWSTWNMPVHMWAVRHVYIPITKRGHSKVVASIVVFFISAFFHEYLVSVPLQMFRIWAFLGMMAQPPLSVISRMAEIKLGPRWGNLIVWSSLILGQPLAIMMYYHDYALLHFTPAKL
- the LOC115447125 gene encoding neural retina-specific leucine zipper protein gives rise to the protein MVEHALVDCSQASAMQTLPPQPHREADEDQLADEYVQNFELDHLEDHNVVKREPLRPGWHELVETPPACARACRPWPDAGPYPQPHVATAVDPSTPPETPPAPVGRSPCRAALVDDVLWLPHMREPLDMRTVPCGSFEEWDRRDWREQDHHVQQIALRPASSCSAMSPRTAQHQSYQPSSCGDDLISDDLLMTLSVRELNKRLHGFPREDVTRLKQKRRTLKNRGYAQNCRSKRLQQRQELEMTNRSLQDELHVLQLQVARVTHERDVLKQRLALVGREHAVPQHAPPTPHSSPEFFSEL